Proteins encoded within one genomic window of Mycobacterium gallinarum:
- a CDS encoding MPT63 family protein — translation MKLTTVLATTAAVAGAVLSAPIAHADNPSPTLVPLGQSAELVHGPVVQAWTVKDLKPSSDVIPYPVRGVLWEATATDTAIAGSVTPIVSNFNARARNGDTYRVLFGAATPQGVNPATLAQGQHTTGTLYFDVTGAQPDSLVYNDGARDLAIWVTLPHRQQGVPPPIAPARS, via the coding sequence GTGAAGTTGACGACCGTATTGGCCACGACCGCGGCGGTCGCCGGTGCCGTCTTGAGTGCACCAATCGCACACGCGGACAACCCATCTCCGACCCTGGTGCCGTTGGGGCAGTCCGCCGAGTTGGTTCACGGTCCGGTCGTGCAAGCGTGGACGGTCAAGGATCTCAAGCCTAGTAGCGACGTCATCCCCTACCCAGTGCGTGGCGTGCTGTGGGAGGCCACCGCCACCGACACCGCCATCGCGGGTTCGGTCACCCCGATCGTGTCCAACTTCAACGCCCGCGCCCGCAACGGAGACACCTACCGCGTCCTCTTCGGCGCGGCCACGCCTCAGGGCGTCAATCCCGCCACCCTCGCCCAGGGGCAGCACACTACCGGCACGCTGTACTTCGACGTCACGGGCGCTCAGCCTGACAGCCTGGTCTACAACGACGGCGCTCGTGACCTTGCGATCTGGGTAACCCTGCCGCACCGCCAGCAGGGAGTTCCCCCTCCTATCGCCCCGGCCCGGTCTTGA
- a CDS encoding ATP-dependent DNA ligase: protein MRGLRNLGVVENGRTRGLRRQAPVPMLATLGRPPTGDDFAVEVKYDGQRGLVVLDDDGLAVFTHNGAEVSRTFPELAGIRGAVGGRRVILDGEIVAVGSDGRPSFIRLQRRWPQQRRPSAELVREMPTRFLAFDVLAIDGVDVTGEPYGRRREILDAVMVVDQSPAMTVPRHWVDVPPADMLEVCAANAMEGIVAKHLDSPYRPGRSPLWVKTMVRATAELAIVGHIDTRSAGGSVGTLLVAGYDDSGDLLLVGQVGTGMSQRERRRLFELLDPIEISHPPVSNPAAVAGVRWVAPRYVGEIAYREYTPGRWLRHPSWKGLRDVASSSARVPTAA, encoded by the coding sequence ATGAGGGGCCTGCGTAACCTCGGTGTGGTGGAGAACGGCAGAACTAGGGGCCTGCGCCGGCAGGCTCCGGTGCCGATGCTGGCTACCCTGGGCCGCCCGCCCACCGGGGATGATTTTGCTGTTGAAGTGAAGTACGACGGGCAGCGCGGCCTGGTGGTCCTCGACGACGACGGACTTGCTGTCTTTACTCACAATGGCGCGGAGGTGTCGCGGACTTTCCCTGAACTTGCCGGGATCCGCGGCGCGGTCGGCGGTCGCCGCGTCATCTTGGACGGCGAAATCGTCGCGGTCGGCAGCGACGGGCGACCGTCATTCATTCGGCTACAGCGCCGGTGGCCGCAACAGCGACGACCCAGCGCGGAGTTGGTCCGCGAGATGCCTACGCGCTTCTTAGCCTTCGATGTCCTGGCCATCGATGGTGTCGATGTCACCGGCGAACCCTACGGCCGCCGCCGGGAAATCCTCGATGCGGTCATGGTCGTTGATCAGTCGCCGGCCATGACCGTTCCCCGGCACTGGGTGGATGTGCCGCCGGCCGACATGCTCGAAGTGTGCGCGGCCAACGCGATGGAAGGCATCGTCGCCAAGCACCTGGACTCACCGTACCGACCCGGCCGATCCCCACTGTGGGTGAAAACGATGGTGCGCGCTACCGCTGAGCTGGCGATCGTAGGACACATCGACACACGCTCGGCGGGCGGAAGTGTCGGCACGCTGCTGGTGGCCGGATACGACGACAGCGGCGATCTGCTGCTCGTCGGCCAAGTCGGCACCGGGATGAGCCAGCGTGAGCGGCGAAGGCTGTTTGAGCTACTCGATCCCATCGAGATTTCGCACCCGCCGGTGAGTAACCCGGCGGCGGTCGCTGGCGTGCGATGGGTGGCTCCGCGATACGTCGGCGAGATCGCCTATCGCGAGTACACGCCGGGCCGCTGGCTGCGTCACCCGTCGTGGAAGGGACTCCGCGATGTCGCGAGTTCCAGCGCGCGGGTGCCGACTGCGGCCTGA